The following are from one region of the Petrotoga mobilis SJ95 genome:
- the rlmD gene encoding 23S rRNA (uracil(1939)-C(5))-methyltransferase RlmD has product MQICSVFKKCGGCSKLHINYEEQLKIKEKNVLSLFDQYQIKPNNYHGITPSVDIYEYRNKMEYSFGNEYKDGPLVLGLRGKGKKFDVYYTKDCKLVDYDFNNIVIKTREFFLKKNIPFRNYKNHSGFLRNLGIRKGLKTGEILLNLVTSLDNTYYQEVETWKEEMLNTNLKGNIVSIIQSKTESKANVVKADEMEILYGRDYFYEKILDLTFKIGPFSFFQTNTKGTEVLYQTALSYAENSDVVYDFYSGTGTISLLLANKAKKVYGIEIIKEAVEAAKQNAILNNINNVEFVNKDVKDFVKQQSSTEKPDYIVVDPPRAGLHPNLIKFIKTQQFNKIIYISCNPKTLIPNLKELSDLYTISDFHLVDMFPHTDHVESVVLMTRIDK; this is encoded by the coding sequence ATGCAGATATGTTCTGTCTTCAAGAAATGTGGTGGATGTAGTAAATTGCATATAAATTACGAAGAACAACTAAAAATAAAAGAGAAAAACGTTCTTTCACTCTTTGATCAATATCAAATAAAACCTAATAATTATCATGGTATTACTCCTTCTGTAGATATATATGAATACAGAAACAAAATGGAATACTCTTTTGGCAACGAATACAAAGATGGCCCTCTTGTTTTGGGGTTAAGAGGAAAAGGTAAGAAGTTCGACGTCTATTACACAAAAGACTGTAAACTAGTGGATTATGACTTCAACAATATCGTTATAAAAACAAGAGAATTTTTCTTAAAAAAGAACATACCTTTTAGAAATTACAAGAACCACTCAGGTTTTCTTAGAAATTTGGGAATCAGAAAAGGATTAAAAACTGGGGAAATACTTTTAAACTTGGTAACTTCCTTAGATAATACTTACTATCAAGAAGTAGAAACATGGAAAGAAGAAATGTTGAATACTAACTTAAAAGGAAATATAGTTTCCATAATTCAAAGCAAAACTGAATCTAAAGCCAACGTTGTAAAAGCGGATGAAATGGAAATATTATACGGCAGAGACTATTTTTACGAAAAAATTTTAGATTTAACTTTCAAAATAGGTCCTTTCTCTTTCTTTCAAACAAACACAAAAGGAACAGAGGTTTTATACCAAACTGCGTTATCTTATGCAGAAAATTCAGATGTTGTATATGACTTTTATTCTGGAACGGGCACAATATCCCTATTACTCGCAAATAAAGCGAAAAAAGTCTATGGAATAGAAATTATAAAAGAAGCAGTAGAGGCAGCTAAGCAAAATGCCATATTAAATAATATCAACAACGTAGAATTCGTAAATAAAGATGTAAAAGATTTTGTTAAGCAACAAAGCAGCACCGAAAAACCTGATTATATAGTGGTGGACCCACCAAGGGCTGGGTTACATCCAAATCTTATAAAATTCATAAAAACCCAGCAATTTAATAAAATTATTTATATCTCATGCAACCCTAAAACCCTAATACCCAATTTGAAAGAATTATCCGATCTCTACACAATCTCAGATTTTCATCTGGTAGATATGTTTCCTCACACTGACCACGTTGAGTCAGTAGTATTGATGACGAGGATAGATAAATAG
- a CDS encoding DNA-methyltransferase produces MRKLLYKTDYGKYYIGKCESEIKRLKLKGKVQLILTSPPFPLNNKKQYGNLVGEDYLNWITNLAPLFSEALTDNGSIVIEMGNAWEKDRPVQSLLHLKSLMRFVENPEANLRLCQEFICYNPARLPSPAQWVTIERIRAIDSFTHVWWMSKTDYPKADNRKILRPYSKSMKKLLEKGKYNSGKRPSEHVISEKSFLKDNKGSISHNVLELKQIDETKELRLPYSMLSISNTKSNDYFTKTCKKRNIIPHPARMPLELASFFIEFLTDEGDLVLDPFGGSNTTGFCAEKLKRKWISIEANEEYGYQSIIRFEEPSFNANIRKGEFFNGIQSGNFENGGR; encoded by the coding sequence GTGCGTAAACTTTTATATAAAACCGATTACGGGAAGTACTATATTGGTAAATGTGAGTCAGAAATTAAAAGATTAAAACTTAAAGGGAAAGTCCAATTGATTTTAACTTCGCCGCCCTTTCCATTAAATAATAAAAAACAATATGGAAATTTAGTTGGAGAAGATTATTTAAACTGGATTACAAATCTGGCACCGCTGTTTTCTGAAGCTTTAACAGATAACGGTTCTATTGTAATAGAAATGGGAAATGCATGGGAAAAAGATCGACCTGTACAATCACTGTTGCATTTAAAATCTTTAATGAGATTTGTGGAGAATCCAGAGGCAAACCTACGACTTTGTCAAGAATTTATTTGTTATAATCCGGCAAGATTACCTTCACCGGCACAATGGGTTACCATTGAACGCATTCGTGCTATTGATAGTTTTACACATGTATGGTGGATGTCTAAAACAGATTATCCTAAAGCTGATAATAGAAAGATTTTAAGGCCTTATAGTAAAAGCATGAAAAAACTACTTGAAAAAGGAAAATACAATTCAGGTAAAAGACCTTCTGAACACGTGATAAGCGAGAAAAGTTTTTTGAAAGATAATAAAGGAAGTATATCCCATAATGTTCTAGAACTTAAGCAAATTGATGAAACAAAAGAATTAAGGCTTCCTTATTCCATGTTAAGTATTTCTAATACAAAATCTAATGATTATTTTACAAAAACATGTAAGAAGAGAAATATTATACCTCATCCAGCAAGGATGCCATTAGAATTAGCAAGTTTTTTTATTGAATTCTTAACGGATGAAGGAGATCTTGTTTTAGACCCTTTTGGCGGAAGTAATACTACCGGATTTTGCGCTGAGAAACTAAAAAGAAAATGGATCAGCATTGAAGCTAATGAGGAATATGGTTATCAATCTATAATAAGATTTGAGGAACCATCATTTAATGCTAATATAAGAAAGGGGGAATTTTTTAATGGGATTCAATCAGGAAATTTTGAAAATGGCGGTCGTTGA
- a CDS encoding ATP-binding protein, with protein sequence MGFNQEILKMAVVDIFAEAKKPDLFIGRPYYLDYDKAYLLIADAWKQKAGGIPQGTFILAFYENENDSIDECLLLRAIRPSKLPTDNDVIASMVEYYKDNLKTSGKNSQLDDFTKYTFSFSGLECRILGTFFKNSHDQILFGADVENFYSAHNYVAYKPLGDVLEQIVNFRDGNSIIGSSTDIRIGKVRYSSSIRFQEEQTEVPVYVNPQDFLGKRTALFGMTRTGKSNTVKKIIEATTKISNKAEKVCEGSVDNVEDNLKQFDDSGLPKYKVGQIIFDINGEYANANLQDEGTAIFEKYSNITKRYSVLEKPGFKVLKVNFYDEIETGFELIHNLLAEESGDYIKSFLAVDLSKPELEDTYSSAYIRWQRKIAAYQCCLYAAGFKVPKNFKITFKGNAEINDKIKQGKIIDPSKGITTDDAIAWFTWVAENSNCEFFQNYKQKNGHDWIDEELKALLVFLTKRRNLSGNENITGYRKLVPLKPYHTITIDNSFEQDILSSLRSGGIVIIDLSQGNPVIQRTYSERICKKIFIDAMGHFVNNQPNNFIQFYFEEAHNLFPKKDDKDLSQIYNRIAKEGAKLNIGMLYATQEVSSISSNILKNTQNWFIAHLNNDDELKEIKKFYDFGDFCEGLIRYSAGSDKGFIRMKTYSNAFVVPVQVDRFMAK encoded by the coding sequence ATGGGATTCAATCAGGAAATTTTGAAAATGGCGGTCGTTGATATTTTTGCCGAAGCAAAAAAGCCTGACTTGTTTATTGGGCGTCCTTATTATTTGGATTATGATAAGGCCTATCTTCTTATCGCTGATGCATGGAAACAAAAGGCTGGAGGCATACCACAAGGAACGTTTATATTGGCATTCTATGAAAACGAGAACGATTCTATAGATGAATGCCTTTTATTGAGAGCTATTCGTCCTTCTAAACTACCTACTGATAATGATGTTATTGCGTCGATGGTGGAATATTATAAAGACAATTTGAAAACATCAGGTAAGAATAGTCAACTTGATGATTTTACAAAATACACATTTAGTTTTTCGGGATTAGAATGTAGAATATTAGGTACTTTTTTTAAAAATAGTCATGATCAAATTTTATTTGGAGCAGATGTTGAGAATTTTTACAGTGCTCACAATTATGTTGCTTATAAGCCCTTAGGAGATGTACTTGAGCAAATTGTTAATTTTAGAGATGGGAATTCTATTATAGGTAGTTCTACAGATATAAGAATTGGTAAGGTCAGGTATAGTTCAAGTATAAGATTTCAAGAAGAACAAACAGAAGTGCCTGTATATGTAAACCCACAAGATTTTCTTGGTAAAAGAACTGCGTTATTTGGTATGACAAGAACTGGTAAATCGAATACAGTGAAAAAAATTATCGAAGCTACAACTAAAATTAGTAATAAAGCTGAAAAGGTTTGTGAAGGAAGTGTTGATAATGTAGAAGATAATTTAAAGCAATTTGATGATTCAGGTTTACCAAAGTATAAAGTTGGTCAAATAATTTTTGATATTAATGGTGAATATGCAAATGCAAATCTTCAGGATGAAGGAACTGCAATATTTGAAAAATATTCAAACATTACAAAGCGATATAGTGTTCTTGAAAAGCCAGGCTTTAAAGTCCTAAAAGTAAATTTTTATGATGAAATTGAAACAGGATTTGAGCTTATACATAATCTTCTTGCAGAGGAAAGCGGGGATTATATTAAAAGCTTTTTAGCTGTTGATTTATCAAAACCGGAATTAGAGGATACTTATAGCTCTGCATATATAAGATGGCAAAGAAAGATTGCTGCATATCAATGCTGTTTATATGCAGCAGGATTTAAGGTTCCTAAAAACTTCAAAATCACATTTAAAGGTAATGCTGAAATTAATGATAAAATTAAACAAGGTAAGATTATTGACCCAAGTAAAGGCATAACCACTGATGACGCTATTGCCTGGTTTACATGGGTTGCTGAAAATAGCAATTGTGAATTTTTTCAAAATTATAAACAAAAGAATGGACACGACTGGATAGATGAAGAATTAAAAGCTTTATTAGTTTTTTTAACAAAGAGAAGAAATTTATCTGGGAACGAGAATATTACAGGTTATAGAAAATTAGTCCCTTTAAAACCATATCATACTATTACTATAGATAATTCTTTTGAACAGGATATCCTTTCTAGTCTAAGAAGCGGAGGAATAGTAATTATCGACTTATCCCAGGGAAATCCCGTAATTCAACGTACTTATTCAGAAAGAATTTGTAAGAAAATTTTTATTGATGCTATGGGACATTTTGTGAATAACCAACCAAATAATTTTATTCAATTTTATTTTGAGGAAGCGCACAATCTTTTTCCAAAAAAAGACGATAAGGATTTAAGTCAAATTTATAATAGAATTGCAAAAGAAGGTGCTAAACTAAATATTGGTATGCTTTATGCTACACAAGAGGTAAGTTCGATAAGCTCTAATATATTGAAAAATACCCAAAATTGGTTTATTGCTCATTTGAACAACGATGATGAATTGAAAGAAATTAAGAAATTTTACGATTTCGGTGATTTCTGTGAAGGATTAATACGTTATAGTGCCGGTAGTGACAAAGGATTCATTAGAATGAAAACGTATTCTAATGCATTTGTTGTTCCTGTTCAAGTAGATAGATTTATGGCTAAATAA
- a CDS encoding DNA double-strand break repair nuclease NurA, with translation MSYGNEYSNKPFEKASKIGHTNIINDPEVKEFLSQCRIPPFKDDVDGEDIKSAFLEDIRDNPIKNIITIDGGYTNVVVKEEFPSSTIAFFQFGALFFKYNDLINLKEKPFIDPDDFSKLQNIQRIKLVLPTKGLTLKGEKDLIISVRRSVYDFFMKNPDNQGFIKALKWLLFEEYDVHSNSTWHLASCPYCGNGFDIPKASLKPNFTVNCPHCDGIVFLTDVFRLHEVIDNELGAGGVLGYLSTTIEQLIIVYLIQQILNIRPNILKETIFIKDGPLAFFGQTANIHKPMRKLISFLNSKYAIYLVGLEKSGSFVEHASQISQKLRKNQIVLLGNKYIYKYIIPGYENEDAAYGRSTYYGHKLIFKSKFDNIYIATIPSLEAKPEPQKNDYLNIDVVLHNVSALKCDLYFNSLVPIVMANKLVSLADHPSADLLKSFAQEHVL, from the coding sequence ATGAGTTATGGAAATGAATACTCAAATAAGCCATTTGAGAAAGCTAGCAAGATTGGACATACAAACATAATTAATGATCCTGAGGTGAAAGAGTTTTTATCTCAGTGTAGGATTCCACCTTTTAAAGACGATGTAGATGGAGAAGATATAAAAAGTGCCTTCTTAGAAGATATTAGGGATAATCCAATAAAAAACATTATTACAATTGATGGTGGCTATACGAATGTTGTGGTGAAGGAGGAATTCCCATCATCTACTATAGCTTTTTTTCAATTTGGTGCATTATTTTTTAAGTATAATGATTTGATAAACTTAAAGGAAAAACCTTTTATTGATCCAGATGACTTTTCAAAATTGCAAAATATTCAAAGAATCAAGCTTGTTCTCCCAACAAAGGGGCTGACCTTAAAAGGAGAAAAAGACCTTATTATTTCTGTAAGAAGATCTGTTTATGATTTCTTCATGAAAAATCCGGATAATCAGGGGTTTATCAAAGCACTAAAATGGTTATTATTTGAAGAATATGATGTACATTCGAATTCTACTTGGCATCTGGCATCTTGCCCTTATTGCGGAAACGGTTTCGATATACCGAAAGCTAGTTTAAAGCCGAATTTTACGGTAAATTGCCCTCATTGTGACGGTATTGTTTTTTTAACAGATGTTTTTAGGCTGCATGAGGTTATAGATAATGAACTGGGTGCAGGTGGAGTATTAGGATATTTATCCACAACGATTGAACAGTTGATTATAGTTTATCTCATTCAGCAAATTCTAAATATTAGACCTAATATTCTGAAAGAAACAATATTTATCAAAGATGGCCCCTTAGCTTTTTTTGGTCAGACTGCTAATATTCATAAACCAATGAGAAAGCTTATAAGCTTTTTGAATTCAAAATATGCAATTTACTTAGTTGGTTTAGAAAAAAGTGGTTCTTTTGTTGAGCATGCTTCTCAGATATCTCAAAAATTGAGGAAAAACCAAATAGTATTACTTGGTAATAAGTATATTTATAAGTATATAATTCCGGGGTATGAAAACGAAGATGCTGCCTATGGAAGATCAACTTATTATGGTCACAAATTAATTTTTAAATCTAAATTTGATAATATCTATATAGCTACTATTCCTAGTTTAGAGGCAAAACCGGAACCTCAAAAAAATGATTACTTAAATATCGATGTGGTACTACATAATGTTTCAGCATTAAAATGTGACCTTTACTTCAACTCTTTGGTACCTATAGTCATGGCAAATAAATTAGTTTCCCTGGCAGATCATCCTAGTGCAGATTTACTGAAGAGCTTTGCTCAGGAACATGTTTTATAA
- a CDS encoding IS1634 family transposase, with the protein MYVRTVKNNQGKEYLRIVESYRENGKNKQKIIANLGRIDTISRKEVENIVDKLVQIYDIKGYVNLNSVEEAPDKKNYGVKVIVDRLFERYEMDKFFEKMDKKTRFDVEDLLKIMVMNRIIEPKSKLGIFNDLDYYGFKKKRPEGGSRRDEAETDEEGIALQWMYRTLDVLAQKKEELEKHLYRQRISLFNSVVDLVFYNVTTLAFETQQTNELLQMGYSKDKKFNESQVVLGMSIDRDRMPVSFDIYPGNTFEGHTFKDTIEAMKKRHQLGKVIVVSDRGMMSKTNMEIVENSDYEFIIGKSIKQLKKVDIFDGEFTEISKGIEYREIEYEGKRLLIIHSKERAEKDRKDEKYDGYYGIITNTQLNPKQILEQYHTLWKVEESFRTLKKYLETRPIFHWTQKRIKGHIVMSFVSYIMQRTLELELERNNIEYSHEKIREAIKNMEYIDIKTNEQRFAIRTNMNVLAQKILKILNIPIPKVVTPYEEFIEKLKLKDQNKENKGLEGSQPQV; encoded by the coding sequence ATGTATGTTAGAACGGTAAAAAACAATCAAGGGAAAGAATACTTAAGAATAGTAGAAAGTTACCGTGAAAACGGTAAGAATAAACAAAAGATTATTGCTAATTTGGGTAGAATCGATACTATCAGTAGAAAAGAAGTGGAAAATATTGTCGATAAACTTGTACAGATATATGATATAAAAGGTTATGTGAATTTGAATAGTGTTGAGGAAGCACCCGATAAGAAGAATTATGGGGTAAAAGTAATAGTGGATAGATTGTTTGAAAGGTATGAGATGGATAAGTTCTTTGAAAAGATGGATAAAAAGACGAGGTTCGATGTGGAAGATTTGTTGAAAATAATGGTTATGAACAGAATAATAGAACCGAAAAGTAAGTTGGGAATATTCAACGACTTGGATTATTATGGATTCAAAAAGAAACGCCCCGAAGGGGGTTCAAGGAGGGATGAGGCAGAGACAGATGAAGAAGGGATAGCCTTACAATGGATGTACAGGACGCTAGATGTGTTAGCGCAAAAGAAGGAAGAGTTAGAAAAACATCTGTATCGTCAAAGGATAAGTTTATTCAATTCTGTGGTAGATTTAGTGTTTTACAATGTAACGACGTTAGCCTTTGAGACACAACAAACGAATGAGTTACTGCAGATGGGGTATTCTAAAGATAAGAAGTTCAACGAATCACAGGTAGTTTTAGGGATGTCGATAGACAGGGATAGGATGCCGGTTAGTTTTGATATATACCCAGGTAACACGTTCGAAGGACATACGTTCAAAGATACGATAGAGGCGATGAAAAAGAGGCATCAGTTGGGAAAGGTAATAGTGGTTTCTGATAGGGGGATGATGAGTAAAACCAATATGGAAATAGTAGAGAATTCTGATTACGAATTCATAATAGGTAAATCGATAAAACAGTTAAAAAAGGTGGATATATTCGATGGGGAATTCACAGAAATATCAAAAGGGATTGAATACAGAGAAATAGAATACGAGGGTAAAAGATTACTCATAATACATTCAAAGGAAAGGGCTGAAAAAGATAGAAAAGACGAAAAATATGACGGATACTATGGAATAATAACAAACACACAGTTGAATCCAAAACAGATATTAGAGCAATACCATACCTTGTGGAAAGTGGAAGAAAGTTTCAGAACACTAAAGAAATATCTTGAGACAAGACCGATATTTCATTGGACACAGAAAAGGATAAAGGGACACATAGTGATGAGTTTCGTATCTTACATAATGCAAAGAACGCTTGAATTGGAACTTGAGAGAAACAATATAGAATACTCACATGAAAAGATAAGAGAAGCGATTAAAAACATGGAATACATAGATATTAAAACCAACGAACAGCGTTTTGCCATTAGAACTAATATGAATGTTTTAGCTCAGAAGATATTGAAGATACTTAATATACCAATTCCAAAAGTGGTAACCCCGTATGAGGAATTCATAGAGAAACTAAAACTAAAGGACCAAAATAAGGAAAATAAAGGATTAGAAGGGAGCCAACCACAAGTGTAA
- a CDS encoding transposase, with translation MYPVIESMIDLVNEFKQMLKSKNVEKLEEWIEKASNLKIRKIDKFVNGLKRDMQAVRNAIVYEYNNGLTKGSVNKVKVIKRIMYGRNKFEMLRQKVLLLENNG, from the coding sequence ATATACCCTGTTATTGAAAGTATGATAGACCTCGTAAATGAATTCAAACAGATGTTGAAATCAAAGAACGTTGAAAAACTTGAAGAATGGATAGAAAAAGCAAGTAACTTGAAAATCAGAAAAATAGATAAATTTGTGAACGGTTTAAAAAGAGATATGCAAGCGGTTAGAAATGCTATCGTATATGAATACAACAATGGGCTAACAAAAGGTTCTGTGAATAAAGTGAAAGTTATTAAAAGGATAATGTATGGAAGAAACAAATTTGAGATGTTGAGACAAAAAGTTCTTTTACTTGAGAATAACGGATAA
- a CDS encoding transposase, whose protein sequence is MIDKRKVKKVSIDDFAIKRGQRYGSIMIDLETHKVVDMLNSKGSAPKGFKELEKWLKGYENIQMVSRDGSISYKKAIEKAHPDAIQISDGFHLIKNLMDYCKEYIYQKFSTSLVIEETKDQDIEKMVDENKNLVPSEKEKATLKSVKEVRELYNKGYSKRKISKLLNIHRSTVYSTDQLKK, encoded by the coding sequence ATGATAGACAAAAGGAAAGTAAAAAAGGTAAGTATCGATGATTTTGCAATAAAAAGAGGGCAAAGATATGGAAGTATCATGATCGATTTGGAAACTCACAAAGTGGTGGATATGTTGAACTCAAAGGGAAGCGCCCCGAAGGGGTTCAAGGAACTAGAAAAATGGCTAAAGGGATACGAGAATATCCAAATGGTATCAAGAGACGGATCGATATCGTATAAAAAGGCGATAGAGAAAGCCCATCCAGATGCTATTCAGATATCAGACGGGTTCCATTTAATAAAAAATCTAATGGATTATTGCAAAGAATATATCTATCAAAAGTTCAGTACCTCTTTAGTTATTGAAGAAACAAAGGATCAGGACATTGAAAAGATGGTTGATGAAAACAAAAACCTGGTTCCTTCTGAAAAAGAAAAGGCAACGCTTAAGTCAGTCAAAGAAGTTAGGGAATTATACAACAAAGGTTACTCAAAAAGGAAAATATCAAAATTACTGAACATACATAGAAGTACTGTTTACAGTACAGACCAGTTGAAAAAATAG
- a CDS encoding transposase family protein: protein MEEIVKLLDENLEYVKHEVSGDRITIWVKSAKKEVICPYCGKPSKKVHSRYERSFQDLPIQGKKTTIVVIRRKMFCENKECKKKTFAEPLDFVEPKFKRTKRLEKEILNISMNMSSVKAAKLISKDIADIGKSSICNLLKKNNPHDRQKESKKGKYR from the coding sequence ATGGAAGAAATAGTTAAGTTGTTGGATGAGAACTTAGAATACGTTAAACATGAAGTATCGGGAGATAGAATAACAATTTGGGTGAAATCAGCTAAAAAAGAAGTAATCTGTCCATATTGTGGGAAACCATCCAAAAAAGTACATTCAAGGTATGAAAGAAGCTTTCAAGATTTACCGATACAAGGTAAAAAAACAACGATAGTTGTAATAAGAAGAAAGATGTTCTGTGAAAACAAAGAGTGTAAGAAAAAGACGTTTGCTGAACCTCTTGACTTTGTGGAACCAAAATTCAAAAGGACGAAAAGGTTGGAAAAGGAAATACTGAATATAAGCATGAATATGAGTTCTGTAAAAGCAGCTAAGTTGATAAGTAAAGATATAGCGGATATAGGTAAAAGTTCGATATGCAACTTATTAAAAAAAAATAATCCACATGATAGACAAAAGGAAAGTAAAAAAGGTAAGTATCGATGA
- a CDS encoding DUF3644 domain-containing protein: MGKGNTIKNLLQNSIAAYFAAIEIHNKPNITYRYETTTLLLINAWELILKAFIRKYVKSKDIFENNRHTIPFNKAVKYVNDYLNKKKANSFTAVEENLCIIEEYRNKIVHFYQDSLEMLIFSLIARCALNYVEFVKEHFSRDIIAEQGLFIMPLGFKQPFKPEDFLSKKAIDNVPSKEGKDFIDNIVKVIEDLKEQNIEDSIVLPFSVYIENVKKITNSDVLIALTSPDQADAKLVKVTKYQSVNDPSALKVSLSDDEIFNKFPLTFTNVRDKCREEIPGFKQKKDFYNIMDKIKEDPTLSYKRKLDPKNERSSSKYFYSELVIDEIKKEYNQSNEHHTQT; the protein is encoded by the coding sequence ATGGGTAAGGGTAATACAATTAAAAATCTATTGCAAAATTCTATTGCTGCCTATTTTGCTGCTATTGAGATACATAATAAGCCTAATATTACTTATCGTTACGAAACAACTACCTTGCTGCTCATAAATGCATGGGAACTAATATTAAAAGCTTTTATCAGAAAATATGTGAAAAGCAAAGATATTTTTGAAAATAATCGCCATACAATCCCGTTTAATAAAGCAGTTAAATATGTAAATGATTATTTGAACAAGAAAAAAGCAAATAGTTTTACTGCTGTTGAAGAAAATCTATGTATCATAGAAGAATATAGAAATAAAATTGTGCACTTCTATCAAGACTCTCTCGAGATGCTAATTTTTTCACTGATTGCGCGTTGTGCATTAAATTACGTTGAATTTGTTAAGGAGCATTTTTCGAGAGACATAATAGCTGAACAAGGGTTATTCATTATGCCTCTAGGATTTAAACAACCATTCAAACCTGAAGATTTTTTATCTAAAAAAGCAATAGATAACGTTCCTTCTAAGGAAGGAAAGGATTTCATCGATAACATCGTAAAAGTAATCGAAGATCTGAAAGAACAAAATATTGAGGATTCAATTGTTTTACCTTTTAGTGTTTATATAGAGAACGTTAAAAAAATAACTAACAGTGATGTATTAATTGCATTAACATCACCAGATCAAGCAGACGCGAAATTAGTAAAAGTGACCAAATATCAGTCTGTGAACGATCCCAGCGCCCTGAAAGTATCTTTATCTGACGACGAAATTTTTAATAAATTTCCTTTAACGTTTACTAATGTCCGTGATAAGTGTCGGGAAGAAATTCCAGGTTTTAAACAAAAGAAAGATTTTTATAATATTATGGATAAAATAAAAGAAGACCCAACCTTAAGTTATAAGCGAAAACTTGACCCTAAGAACGAGAGATCATCATCAAAATATTTCTATTCCGAATTGGTAATAGATGAAATAAAAAAAGAATATAATCAAAGTAATGAACACCATACTCAAACTTAA
- a CDS encoding MOSC domain-containing protein, giving the protein MARVTAVNISQKKGVIKEPIPLGYFKENHGLMGDAHAGEWHRQVSLLGQESIDKIAALGIEGLSAGKFAENLTTEGIDLYKYPVGTRLKIGETVMEISQIGKKCHTKCAIFEQVGRCAMPMEGVFTKVIKGGYIHPGDEIEVLE; this is encoded by the coding sequence ATGGCAAGGGTTACGGCAGTTAATATAAGCCAGAAAAAGGGAGTGATAAAGGAGCCGATACCTTTGGGGTATTTCAAGGAAAACCACGGTCTGATGGGGGATGCCCATGCTGGAGAATGGCACAGACAAGTGAGCCTATTAGGCCAGGAAAGTATCGATAAGATTGCTGCATTGGGCATCGAGGGCCTTAGTGCGGGAAAATTTGCAGAGAACCTCACGACAGAGGGTATAGATTTATATAAATATCCCGTAGGGACAAGGCTCAAGATAGGCGAGACAGTAATGGAAATCAGTCAGATTGGCAAAAAATGTCATACAAAATGTGCAATCTTTGAACAAGTGGGTAGGTGCGCTATGCCCATGGAAGGAGTGTTCACAAAGGTAATAAAGGGCGGATATATACATCCTGGAGATGAGATAGAGGTCCTGGAATAA
- a CDS encoding DUF6440 family protein: protein MFKKQKKEERFVIKEEQSLGLGAIYIVVDTRTGVNYLMNTGIGPKGITPLLDSEGKVIVDKLRIKQ, encoded by the coding sequence ATGTTTAAAAAACAGAAGAAAGAGGAAAGGTTTGTCATTAAAGAAGAACAATCATTAGGATTAGGTGCTATTTATATCGTTGTTGATACTCGAACTGGAGTTAATTATTTAATGAATACTGGTATTGGGCCAAAGGGTATTACACCTTTATTAGATTCAGAAGGTAAAGTAATTGTTGACAAGTTAAGAATAAAGCAATGA
- a CDS encoding helix-turn-helix domain-containing protein, protein MKEIRMLKTYKFHIYPTNKQINKLNESFTVLLFLNP, encoded by the coding sequence ATGAAGGAAATTAGGATGTTAAAAACATACAAGTTTCATATATATCCAACAAACAAGCAAATAAACAAACTTAACGAGTCATTTACAGTCCTTCTATTCCTCAATCCTTGA